In Campylobacter suis, the following proteins share a genomic window:
- a CDS encoding RecB-like helicase encodes MMQPYVALKASAGSGKTFALSVRYIALLLADKPANPNSIMALTFTKKAASEMSSRIISTFLNLNHKQSELAEIARLLDIDESEVLRRRDALKDSFLGANLKIMTFDSFFGLILRLFSLNLGLSPDYKSVSSVNSAINVQFVKEVSKDKNLLLVLAMYIIGFLKSNSSFFQLLESFYENFGEIKESKTNFPSQSKVMSIVHWFRDKICSKEGASDSAKKLFDIKDVDELLQKNFLSRESLDGYRTLGKVYEDEFDIKFAQLKDELRAYANELEAYKKGEIAKFLKIYKSVRENFGAKLNELSFCDVTKRVHELLCDDANNKQMLYFRLDATITHLLIDEFQDTNVDQYDIMRPLIEEILAGSGQNGIGSFFYVGDIKQSIYRFRGGKKELFDKLKTEFSQIQSQSLTHNYRSAKKLVEYVNFVFQKSTGIGLFDDSEAQIPASKDDGYIEVCQSDELVLECMKKVRFLMDSGVNMSDISVLCWKNSDVRKICEQLRKEGIEARDEGGMLLKNDASVFALINYAKFCLFGDKIYFQNTKSYLDTKLVKLNLDPKKSAASSLYYLAKQVNMEISNANLLRLFELASEQSSLIKFIFEFEHSDTLIAQNSHIGVRVMTVHKSKGLEFLHVILCDRIGKAQSDTSGFICEYDQQDGWQISLKLANRENFDSSYKAIKAKSQELDRDDEINKLYVAMTRAKNSLVIIKKQNPSGTNPSYFTKYSLKSGEEIKYLDLDCFSDGKIAPSPKAEILPKVGKKIEILAVKKDESVGENDTSGQNLPAIYFGNALHFLLEMCEDFSENSVKKAAIIMRNKFAKFLPKESMDDVLLRALRFVADPKFIEILDKAKVYKEQPLVFEGVQKQLDLLCEKEGEIIVVDYKSSEFAVDKNIEQVKEYVQILGQIFQGKRVRGVLFYLLKDRIKFIEISL; translated from the coding sequence ATGATGCAGCCATATGTCGCACTAAAAGCAAGTGCAGGAAGCGGTAAGACATTTGCGCTGAGCGTGCGTTATATAGCACTTTTGCTAGCGGATAAACCAGCAAATCCAAACAGCATAATGGCACTCACTTTTACCAAAAAAGCAGCAAGCGAGATGAGCTCAAGGATCATCTCAACTTTTTTAAATTTAAACCACAAACAATCCGAGCTAGCCGAGATAGCAAGACTTTTAGATATAGATGAAAGTGAAGTTTTAAGAAGGCGAGATGCTTTAAAAGATAGTTTTTTGGGCGCAAATTTAAAGATAATGACATTTGATTCATTTTTTGGATTGATTTTACGACTTTTTAGTCTAAATTTAGGGCTTAGCCCAGACTATAAGAGCGTAAGTAGCGTAAATAGTGCCATAAATGTGCAGTTTGTAAAAGAGGTCAGTAAAGATAAAAATTTACTTTTGGTTTTGGCTATGTATATCATAGGATTTTTAAAGTCAAACAGCAGTTTTTTCCAGCTTTTAGAGAGCTTTTATGAAAATTTTGGCGAGATAAAAGAGTCAAAGACTAATTTTCCTAGCCAGAGTAAAGTCATGAGTATAGTGCATTGGTTTAGAGATAAAATTTGCTCTAAAGAGGGTGCTTCTGATAGTGCCAAAAAACTTTTTGATATAAAAGATGTTGATGAGCTTTTGCAAAAAAACTTTCTTTCGCGCGAGAGTCTTGATGGTTATAGAACGCTTGGCAAGGTCTATGAAGATGAATTTGATATAAAATTTGCCCAGCTAAAAGATGAGCTAAGAGCTTATGCAAACGAGCTTGAAGCATATAAAAAAGGCGAGATAGCAAAGTTTTTAAAAATTTATAAAAGTGTGCGTGAAAATTTTGGAGCGAAGCTTAATGAGCTAAGCTTTTGTGATGTAACAAAGCGAGTACATGAGCTTTTGTGTGATGACGCAAATAACAAGCAGATGCTTTATTTTAGGCTTGATGCGACTATCACACATCTACTCATAGATGAGTTCCAAGATACTAATGTTGATCAATACGACATCATGAGGCCGCTTATTGAAGAAATTCTTGCTGGTAGTGGTCAAAACGGTATCGGAAGTTTTTTTTATGTGGGAGATATAAAACAGAGTATTTATCGTTTTCGCGGCGGTAAAAAAGAGCTTTTTGATAAACTAAAAACAGAGTTTTCGCAGATACAAAGTCAGAGTCTTACGCACAACTACCGAAGCGCTAAAAAGCTAGTCGAGTATGTAAATTTTGTCTTTCAAAAAAGTACTGGCATAGGGCTTTTTGATGATAGTGAAGCACAAATTCCAGCTAGTAAAGATGATGGCTATATTGAAGTTTGCCAAAGTGATGAGCTCGTTTTAGAGTGCATGAAAAAGGTACGATTTCTTATGGATAGTGGCGTAAATATGAGCGACATAAGCGTGCTTTGTTGGAAAAACAGTGATGTTCGTAAGATATGTGAGCAGTTACGCAAAGAAGGTATTGAGGCAAGAGACGAGGGTGGAATGCTACTTAAAAATGATGCTAGCGTATTTGCTCTTATAAACTATGCTAAATTTTGCCTTTTTGGCGATAAAATTTACTTTCAAAACACAAAAAGCTATCTTGATACCAAGCTTGTAAAACTTAACTTAGATCCTAAAAAAAGTGCCGCAAGTAGCCTTTATTATCTTGCAAAACAGGTAAATATGGAGATAAGTAACGCAAATTTACTTCGCCTTTTTGAGCTAGCAAGCGAGCAAAGCTCTCTTATAAAGTTTATATTTGAATTTGAACATTCAGATACGCTTATAGCGCAAAATTCACACATAGGCGTGCGTGTAATGACGGTGCATAAGTCAAAGGGGCTTGAGTTTTTGCATGTTATTTTGTGTGATAGGATTGGCAAGGCTCAGTCTGATACTAGCGGCTTTATCTGCGAATACGACCAGCAAGATGGTTGGCAGATAAGCTTAAAGCTTGCAAATCGTGAAAATTTTGATTCTTCATATAAAGCCATAAAAGCAAAAAGTCAAGAGCTTGATAGGGACGATGAGATAAATAAACTTTATGTTGCGATGACAAGGGCTAAAAACTCACTTGTTATTATCAAAAAGCAAAATCCAAGCGGAACAAATCCAAGCTATTTTACGAAATACTCATTAAAAAGTGGCGAAGAGATAAAGTATCTTGACCTTGATTGTTTTAGCGATGGCAAGATAGCTCCAAGCCCAAAAGCAGAAATTTTGCCAAAGGTAGGCAAAAAAATAGAAATTTTAGCGGTAAAAAAAGATGAAAGTGTAGGCGAAAACGATACTAGCGGGCAGAATTTGCCTGCGATATATTTTGGAAATGCGCTTCACTTTTTGCTTGAAATGTGTGAAGATTTTAGCGAAAATTCTGTAAAAAAAGCAGCTATCATCATGAGAAATAAATTTGCTAAATTTTTACCTAAAGAGAGTATGGATGATGTGCTTTTGCGTGCTTTACGCTTTGTAGCTGATCCTAAATTTATAGAAATTTTAGACAAGGCTAAGGTTTATAAAGAGCAGCCTTTGGTCTTTGAGGGGGTTCAAAAACAGCTTGACCTACTTTGCGAAAAAGAGGGTGAGATAATCGTTGTTGATTATAAAAGCTCAGAGTTTGCGGTAGATAAAAATATAGAGCAAGTTAAGGAGTATGTGCAAATTTTAGGGCAGATTTTTCAAGGTAAGAGAGTTAGGGGTGTTTTGTTTTATCTGCTTAAGGATAGGATAAAATTTATAGAAATTTCTCTATAA
- the rplM gene encoding 50S ribosomal protein L13, whose product MTKITKPNEVKRDWIVLDATGKRFGRLLTEVATLLRGKHKPSYTPNVDCGDYVIIINASKAEFTGANKAEQKLYHRHSGYFGSTKSEKFGDLLANNPVKLYKLAVRGMLPKTKLGKEMIKKLKVYEGSEHPHTAQIAKEGK is encoded by the coding sequence ATGACAAAAATAACAAAGCCAAACGAAGTAAAACGCGACTGGATCGTACTTGATGCGACAGGCAAACGCTTTGGTAGACTACTTACTGAAGTTGCGACTCTGCTTCGTGGCAAACACAAACCAAGCTATACTCCAAATGTTGATTGTGGTGATTATGTTATCATTATAAACGCATCAAAAGCTGAATTTACGGGTGCAAACAAGGCTGAGCAAAAGCTTTATCATCGCCACTCTGGCTATTTTGGTAGCACAAAGAGTGAAAAATTTGGCGATTTGCTAGCAAATAACCCAGTTAAGCTTTATAAACTTGCTGTTCGCGGAATGCTTCCAAAGACAAAACTTGGCAAAGAGATGATAAAAAAACTAAAAGTGTATGAGGGTAGCGAGCACCCACACACCGCACAGATCGCTAAAGAAGGAAAATAA
- the rpsI gene encoding 30S ribosomal protein S9 produces the protein MAKIYATGKRKTAVAKVWVKSGSGKILVNGMDLNTWLGGHEAIKLKVIQPLLVTKQDSLIDVTATTLGGGYSAQAEALRHGISRALAAMDADFRAALKPKGLLTRDSRTVERKKFGRRKARRSPQFSKR, from the coding sequence ATGGCAAAAATTTATGCAACAGGTAAAAGAAAAACTGCGGTTGCTAAGGTTTGGGTAAAATCTGGTAGCGGTAAAATTTTAGTAAATGGAATGGATCTTAACACTTGGCTTGGCGGTCATGAGGCTATCAAGCTAAAAGTTATACAACCTCTTCTTGTAACGAAACAAGATAGCTTGATTGATGTTACAGCTACAACGCTTGGTGGTGGCTATTCTGCTCAAGCAGAAGCATTAAGGCATGGAATTTCTCGTGCACTAGCTGCTATGGATGCTGACTTTAGAGCGGCTTTAAAGCCAAAAGGCTTACTAACTCGCGACTCAAGAACGGTCGAGAGAAAGAAATTTGGTCGCAGAAAAGCAAGAAGAAGCCCTCAGTTCTCAAAACGCTAA
- a CDS encoding OmpA family protein, with amino-acid sequence MKKIALAMVAASALFASNAAYNYEITPTVGGVHPEGNLGIDEHLTVGIRAARNLEGMFFDQFELGTDYTHKATEKVDGVKREGRVARYFANLTKDIVGFGPFELYGLIGAGYEDVPAKFVDNEDGGFGQYGLGIRYQVTDVFALKAEARDAIKFDHGDHNLFYSLGFGIGLDSKAPAAVVAAAPVVAAAPVSLDDDNDGVLNDVDKCPNTPAGVVVDEHGCEKVIVLRDLGVNFAFDSYKVSPTYAAEIKKVADFMGEHPDYRVVLAGHTDSVGKEAYNQKLSEKRANAVAKALEGFGVDAAKISTVGYGETRPVADNKTKEGRAENRRVEATFNK; translated from the coding sequence ATGAAAAAGATTGCTTTAGCTATGGTTGCTGCTTCTGCTTTATTTGCGTCAAATGCAGCATACAACTACGAGATCACTCCAACTGTTGGTGGTGTACATCCAGAAGGTAACTTGGGTATCGACGAGCATTTGACTGTTGGTATTAGAGCTGCTAGAAACCTAGAGGGTATGTTTTTTGATCAGTTTGAACTAGGTACTGACTATACACACAAAGCAACAGAGAAAGTTGATGGAGTAAAAAGAGAAGGCCGCGTTGCTAGATATTTCGCGAACCTTACAAAAGATATTGTTGGTTTTGGACCATTTGAGCTTTACGGCTTGATCGGTGCAGGATACGAGGATGTTCCAGCTAAATTTGTTGATAATGAAGATGGTGGCTTTGGTCAGTATGGTCTCGGTATCCGCTACCAAGTAACTGATGTTTTTGCTCTTAAAGCAGAAGCTCGTGATGCTATAAAATTTGACCACGGCGATCACAACCTATTCTACTCACTAGGCTTTGGTATAGGTCTTGACTCAAAAGCTCCAGCTGCTGTTGTAGCTGCTGCTCCAGTTGTAGCTGCTGCTCCAGTATCACTTGATGATGATAATGATGGTGTTTTAAACGATGTTGATAAGTGCCCTAATACTCCAGCTGGCGTTGTAGTTGATGAGCACGGTTGTGAAAAAGTTATCGTTCTTCGCGATCTTGGTGTAAATTTTGCATTTGATAGCTATAAAGTTAGCCCAACTTATGCTGCTGAGATTAAAAAAGTAGCTGACTTTATGGGTGAGCATCCAGACTATAGAGTGGTTCTTGCTGGTCACACTGATAGCGTAGGCAAAGAAGCTTATAACCAAAAACTATCTGAGAAGAGAGCAAACGCTGTTGCTAAAGCTCTTGAGGGCTTTGGTGTAGACGCTGCTAAAATTTCAACAGTTGGTTATGGTGAAACTAGACCAGTTGCTGATAATAAAACAAAAGAAGGTCGCGCTGAAAATAGACGCGTTGAAGCTACTTTTAACAAGTAA
- a CDS encoding HAD family hydrolase — MKKIILFDLDGTLIDSTSAILDGFDGAFMAYNGTKPDHEKVKSLIGHTLDDMFVSLGAKKEDVAFIRSKYKEIYTQIYLPQTTLLPYAKETIEQAAKFAKLGIVTTKGSASIPVLMRHLGVLKYFDAIVGLNDVVNPKPNAEPVNLALSRLNANDIQRQNAFMIGDTKFDCLAAKNAGIHALSVLCGYSSEKELKEYNDKIFANTLEAVKFAKNF, encoded by the coding sequence TTGAAAAAAATTATCCTTTTTGACCTTGATGGAACTCTTATAGACTCAACATCTGCTATACTTGATGGATTTGACGGAGCATTTATGGCATATAATGGCACAAAGCCAGACCATGAAAAGGTAAAGTCGCTCATAGGACATACGCTTGATGATATGTTTGTTTCACTTGGTGCAAAAAAAGAGGATGTTGCCTTTATTAGGTCAAAATATAAAGAAATTTACACACAAATTTACTTACCACAGACAACTCTTTTACCGTATGCCAAAGAGACTATTGAGCAAGCTGCAAAATTTGCAAAGCTTGGTATAGTTACAACAAAAGGCTCAGCTTCCATACCTGTGCTTATGCGTCATTTGGGTGTTTTAAAGTATTTTGATGCCATAGTGGGTTTAAATGATGTAGTAAACCCAAAGCCAAATGCAGAACCTGTAAATTTGGCACTTTCGCGCCTAAATGCCAACGATATACAGCGTCAAAATGCCTTTATGATAGGTGATACGAAATTTGACTGTTTGGCTGCTAAAAATGCGGGAATTCATGCACTCAGTGTTCTTTGTGGGTACTCAAGTGAAAAAGAGCTTAAAGAGTATAACGATAAAATTTTTGCAAATACCCTTGAAGCAGTGAAATTCGCCAAAAATTTCTAA
- the nifJ gene encoding pyruvate:ferredoxin (flavodoxin) oxidoreductase, whose translation MAKFMKTMDGNEAAAHAAYAFTEVAGIYPITPSSPMADYTDLWAAQGKKNLFGMPVKLVEMQSEAGAAGTVHGSLQVGALTTTYTASQGLLLKIPNMYKIAGQLLPGVIHVSARSIAAQALSIFGDHQDIYACRQTGFAMLASGSVQEVMDIAGVAHLAAIKGRVPFLHFFDGFRTSHEIQKIEVMDYEHFDRLLDREALAKFRADAINPENPKTRGTAQNDDIYFQTRELVNRYYDAIPDIVAEYLAEISKITGRDYKPFNYYGDPDATHIIVAMGSVTQVLEEVIDHLRAKGEKVGVVKVHLYRPFSVKYLMDVMPKSVKKIAVLDRTKEPGSLGEPLYLDIKAAFYGMSNAPVIVGGRYGLSSKDVDPAQMIAVFENLKQDQPKDGFTVGIVDDVTFTSLPLGERISLSDDSVKECLFYGLGADGTVGANKNSIKIIGDKTDLYAQAYFAYDSKKSGGYTRSHLRFGKKPIRSTYLVSNPHFVACSVAAYLEIYDVIDGIRQGGTFLLNSIWDEAETVAKIPNRVKRILAQKQVNFYIINATKLAHEIGLKNRTNTIMQSAFFKLADIIAFDDAQEYMKEYAKKTYGKKGEAIVEMNYKAIDVGASGLVKVTVDPEWANLCDDSAKAVAYEGTKFVESIVKPINAAKGDSLPVSAFAGYEDGSFEAGTTAYEKRGVGVLVPKWIEENCIQCNQCAFVCPHAVIRPFLINDTELEAAPQSVKEHVLDAKGKEVKELKYKIQVSPLDCTGCELCAQNCPSKEKSLVMVPLQEELDKNEQVNADYLFKNVTYKDDLMSKESVKGSSFAQPLFEFHAACPGCGETPYITLVTRLFGERMIVANATGCSSIYGGSAPSTPYTKNSDGHGVAWANSLFEDNAEFGMGMKVATETIRHRIADIMLRTKDSAPNALSALYTDWLKFKKDGAKTAEITKMLVPILEQNIQVEGVKEILELKQYLTAKSQWIIGGDGWAYDIGFGGLDHVLASGENVNVLVLDTEVYSNTGGQSSKSSRTGSIAQFTATGKPVQKKDLGYIAMTYGNIFVAQINSNASQANVIKAIAAAEAYDGPSLVIAYSPCIAHGIKGGLTYSGNQAELATKCGYWPTYIYDPALVKEGKNPLKITSKEPDWALYEQFLMNEVRYNALKKSNPEHADELFTHNKKDAQRRYRQLKRFAMADFSDELETTSSETLAE comes from the coding sequence ATGGCAAAATTTATGAAAACTATGGATGGTAATGAGGCTGCTGCGCACGCAGCATACGCATTTACTGAAGTTGCAGGTATTTATCCTATCACACCAAGCTCTCCGATGGCTGATTATACCGATCTTTGGGCGGCACAGGGTAAGAAAAATTTGTTTGGCATGCCAGTTAAATTGGTGGAGATGCAAAGTGAGGCTGGAGCGGCTGGAACGGTGCACGGTTCACTTCAGGTTGGCGCACTTACAACTACTTACACAGCCTCTCAAGGTCTTTTGCTTAAAATCCCAAATATGTATAAAATCGCGGGTCAGCTCTTGCCAGGCGTCATTCATGTAAGCGCTAGAAGTATCGCAGCGCAGGCACTTTCTATCTTTGGTGATCATCAAGATATCTATGCCTGTCGCCAAACAGGCTTTGCTATGCTTGCAAGTGGCTCTGTTCAAGAGGTTATGGATATAGCTGGCGTGGCGCACCTTGCAGCGATCAAGGGTAGGGTGCCATTTTTGCACTTTTTTGATGGCTTTAGAACAAGTCATGAAATTCAAAAAATAGAGGTCATGGACTACGAGCATTTTGATAGATTGCTTGATAGGGAGGCGCTTGCAAAATTTAGAGCCGACGCTATCAACCCAGAAAATCCAAAAACAAGGGGTACCGCACAAAATGATGACATTTACTTTCAAACTCGTGAATTAGTTAATCGCTATTATGATGCCATACCTGATATAGTCGCCGAGTATTTAGCTGAAATTTCAAAAATAACTGGACGCGACTATAAGCCATTTAACTACTACGGCGACCCAGATGCTACTCATATCATAGTTGCGATGGGTTCGGTTACTCAAGTACTTGAAGAGGTTATTGATCATTTGCGAGCAAAGGGCGAAAAGGTGGGCGTTGTAAAGGTTCATCTATACAGACCTTTTAGTGTGAAATATCTAATGGATGTTATGCCAAAAAGTGTTAAAAAGATCGCTGTTCTTGATCGTACAAAGGAGCCAGGAAGTCTTGGTGAGCCACTTTATCTTGATATAAAAGCAGCATTTTATGGTATGTCTAATGCTCCAGTCATTGTTGGTGGGCGCTATGGACTTAGCTCAAAAGATGTAGATCCTGCACAGATGATAGCTGTATTTGAAAATTTAAAACAAGACCAACCAAAAGATGGTTTTACCGTTGGTATAGTAGATGATGTGACCTTTACATCACTGCCATTGGGAGAGAGAATTTCACTAAGTGATGATAGTGTGAAAGAGTGTCTTTTTTACGGGCTTGGTGCTGATGGAACTGTGGGCGCAAATAAAAACTCGATCAAAATTATTGGAGATAAGACAGATCTTTACGCTCAGGCATATTTTGCCTACGATAGTAAAAAGTCAGGCGGCTATACAAGAAGTCATTTAAGATTTGGTAAAAAACCTATCCGCTCGACATATCTAGTTTCAAACCCACATTTTGTTGCTTGCTCGGTTGCTGCTTATCTTGAAATTTACGATGTGATAGATGGTATAAGACAAGGTGGAACATTTCTTCTAAATTCTATCTGGGATGAGGCTGAGACAGTGGCTAAAATTCCAAATCGAGTAAAGAGAATTTTGGCTCAAAAGCAAGTAAATTTTTATATTATAAATGCTACAAAATTAGCTCATGAGATAGGACTTAAAAACCGTACTAACACCATCATGCAGTCTGCATTTTTTAAACTTGCTGATATTATTGCCTTTGATGATGCTCAAGAGTATATGAAAGAGTATGCAAAGAAAACTTATGGCAAAAAGGGCGAAGCTATCGTAGAGATGAACTATAAAGCCATTGATGTGGGTGCAAGCGGGCTTGTTAAAGTTACTGTAGATCCAGAGTGGGCTAATCTTTGCGATGACAGCGCTAAAGCCGTAGCTTATGAGGGAACAAAATTTGTAGAAAGTATCGTTAAGCCTATAAATGCAGCCAAAGGCGATAGCTTACCAGTATCCGCGTTTGCGGGCTATGAGGATGGTAGTTTTGAGGCTGGCACAACAGCGTATGAGAAGCGCGGTGTTGGTGTTTTGGTGCCAAAATGGATAGAGGAAAACTGTATTCAATGTAACCAGTGCGCCTTTGTGTGTCCTCACGCAGTTATAAGACCGTTTTTGATAAATGATACCGAGCTTGAAGCTGCACCGCAAAGTGTTAAAGAGCATGTTTTAGATGCAAAAGGTAAAGAGGTTAAGGAGTTAAAGTATAAAATTCAAGTCTCTCCACTTGATTGTACTGGTTGCGAGCTTTGTGCGCAAAACTGCCCAAGTAAAGAGAAGTCTCTTGTTATGGTTCCGCTACAAGAAGAGCTTGATAAAAATGAGCAGGTAAATGCTGATTATTTATTTAAAAATGTAACTTATAAAGATGACCTTATGAGTAAGGAGAGCGTAAAAGGCTCAAGCTTTGCGCAGCCTTTGTTTGAATTTCACGCTGCTTGCCCAGGATGTGGTGAGACACCTTACATAACGCTTGTTACAAGGCTTTTTGGTGAGCGGATGATAGTTGCAAATGCGACTGGTTGTAGCTCTATTTACGGCGGCTCAGCCCCATCTACTCCGTATACTAAAAATTCCGACGGACACGGTGTTGCGTGGGCAAATTCACTTTTTGAGGATAATGCAGAATTTGGTATGGGTATGAAGGTTGCGACTGAAACTATCCGCCATCGCATAGCTGATATTATGCTACGCACCAAAGATAGCGCTCCTAACGCACTTAGTGCGCTTTATACTGACTGGCTTAAATTTAAAAAAGATGGAGCAAAAACAGCTGAGATAACTAAGATGTTAGTGCCTATATTAGAGCAAAACATACAGGTTGAAGGCGTAAAAGAAATTTTAGAGCTAAAACAGTATTTAACAGCAAAATCACAGTGGATAATAGGCGGTGATGGCTGGGCGTATGATATTGGTTTTGGCGGACTTGACCATGTTTTAGCAAGCGGAGAAAATGTCAATGTCTTGGTGCTTGATACGGAGGTGTATTCAAATACTGGCGGTCAAAGCTCAAAATCAAGTCGCACAGGCTCAATAGCACAATTTACCGCAACAGGCAAGCCAGTGCAGAAAAAAGATCTTGGCTATATCGCTATGACTTATGGAAACATTTTTGTTGCACAGATTAACTCAAATGCAAGCCAGGCAAATGTTATTAAGGCTATTGCCGCAGCTGAAGCGTATGATGGACCAAGCTTAGTTATAGCTTACTCACCGTGTATAGCACATGGCATAAAAGGTGGTTTGACATATTCGGGCAACCAAGCAGAACTTGCTACAAAATGCGGTTATTGGCCAACTTATATCTATGATCCTGCGCTTGTAAAAGAGGGCAAAAATCCACTAAAAATCACATCAAAAGAGCCAGACTGGGCACTTTACGAGCAGTTTTTAATGAATGAAGTTCGATACAATGCTCTTAAAAAGAGTAATCCAGAGCACGCTGACGAGCTTTTTACTCATAACAAAAAAGACGCGCAACGCCGCTATCGCCAGCTAAAACGCTTTGCTATGGCTGATTTTAGTGATGAGCTTGAAACTACTTCAAGTGAGACTTTGGCTGAGTAA